The Gemmobacter aquarius genome contains the following window.
GCACGATGGCGGGCATCGGCATGGAGGCAAGGCAGGCCGTTCCAAGTCGCAGCACCCGGGGTGTGAGGGTGAAGAACTTGCCGTCCCAGTCGGCATATCCGTGATGGGCCAATGTCAGCAGGCAGCGGCGGGCCGTGGCACGGTCGAGGCCCGAGGCGGCGGCTACCCCGGTGATGGACTGGCGCGGCGTATCTGTCCCGAAGGTCTCGATCACCGCGAGCCCTTTGGCCAACCCGCCCATGATGTCGCGTTCGGTGATCGCCATGCCCGTGCCCTGTCGTGCGATATGTCAACAAATTATGCATAGCGCACATCGTGCATGGACGAAAGGGGGCCAGCGGCGATAAGCCTTGATGCGACCCTGCGGCCAGACTCGCGGGACTGGAGGTTTCGGATGGACAAGACCCTTCCCGACCTTGCCACGGCAGTGGCAGGGATATCGGACGGCATGACCGTGATGATCGGCGGCTTCGGCGGATCGGGCGCGCCGATCGAGCTGATCCACGCGCTGATCGACCGTTTCGTGGCGACGGGCCACCCGCGCGACCTGACGGTGGTGAACAACAACGCAGGCAACGGGCATGTCGGGTTGGCGGCGCTGATCGAGGCGGGAATGGTGAGGAAGCTGATCTGCTCGTTCCCGCGCTCGGCCGATCCGGTGGTTTTCACCGAGATGTATCTGGCTGGAAAGATCGAGCTGGAACTGGTCCCCCAGGGGACGCTCGCCGAACGCATCCGTGCGGGCGGGGCGGGCATTCCGGCGTTTTATACCCCGACAAGCTTTGGCACCGATCTAGCCAAGGGCAAACCCGTCGAGGTGTTCGACGGGCGCGCCTATGTGCAGGAACGCTGGCTTAAGGCCGATTATGCGCTGGTCAAGGCGCATCTGGGCGACCGCTTGGGCAACCTGACCTACCGGATGGCCGCGCGGAACTTCAACCCGCTGATGTGTACCGCTGCCGCCGCAACAATCGTGCAGGTCAGCCGCATCGTCGAGGCGGGCGGGATCGACCCTGAATCGGTGATCACCCCCGGCATCTTCGTGCAGGGTCTGGTCGAGGTGCCGAACCCCGCGCAGGAAGAAATCCTGAACCGCGCCAATGCCCGATACCCCGAGGTGGCCGAATGACCGCGAAGCTTTCCCCCACGCAAATCGCATGGCGCGCCGCGCAGGACATCGAGGACGGCGCATATGTCAACCTCGGCATCGGCTTTCCCGAGATGGTCGCCAAATTCCAGCCACCGGGACGCGAGGCGATCTTTCACACTGAAAACGGTATTCTCGGCTTTGGCGAGGCTCCGCCCGCGGGGGACGAGGACTGGGACCTGATAAACGCAGGCAAGAAGGCTGTGACGATCAAGCCGGGCACGGCGTTCTTCCACCACGCCGACAGCTTTGCGATGGTGCGGGGCGGGCATCTCGACGTCGCGATCCTGGGTGCCTACGAGGTGGCCGAGACGGGCGATCTGGCGAATTGGTCCACGGGGCCAAGGGGCGTGCCAGCCGTGGGCGGGGCGATGGATCTTGTGCATGGCGCAAAGCGGGTGGCGGTGATCACCGACCATGTGACCAAGGATGGCAAGCCGAAACTGGTGCAGCGCTGCTCTTTGCCACTGACAGGCGTGGGCTGTGTGACACGGATATATTCCAGCCTCGCCGTGATCGACATCGAAGGTGGACGGTTCGTCTTGCGCGAAAAGTTGCCTTCGCTGTCGATTGACGCATTGCAGGCCCTGACAGGGGCGGAAATGCTCGTGCCCGCGCCCGTTGTCGACCTGACCGTTCCGGAGCTTTGAATGACCCCCGTTTATATCTGCGACTATATCCGCACGCCCATCGGCCGCTTCGGCGGGGCGCTGTCTTCGGTCCGTGCCGATGATCTGGGCGCTGTGCCGCTGCGGGCGCTGATGGCGCGCAACGGCGGCGTCGACTGGGACGCGGTGGACGATGTGATCTTCGGCTGCGCCAATCAGGCGGGCGAGGATAACCGCAACGTGGCACGGATGTCGGCCCTGCTTGCGGGCTTGCCCGTGTCGGTGACCGGGACGACGATCAACCGTCTGTGCGGGTCGGGGATGGACGCCGTGCTGGTCGCTGCACGCCAGATCGCGGCGGGCGAGGCGCATCTGATGATCGCAGGCGGCGTCGAAAGCATGTCGCGCGCGCCCTTTGTCATGCCCAAGGCAGACACCGCCTTTTCCCGCAATGCCGAGATTTACGACACCACCATCGGCTGGCGTTTTGTGAACCCGGCGATGCAGGCCGCCCATGGCACCGACTCGATGCCGCAGACGGGGCAGAACGTGGCAGA
Protein-coding sequences here:
- a CDS encoding 3-oxoacid CoA-transferase subunit A, with amino-acid sequence MDKTLPDLATAVAGISDGMTVMIGGFGGSGAPIELIHALIDRFVATGHPRDLTVVNNNAGNGHVGLAALIEAGMVRKLICSFPRSADPVVFTEMYLAGKIELELVPQGTLAERIRAGGAGIPAFYTPTSFGTDLAKGKPVEVFDGRAYVQERWLKADYALVKAHLGDRLGNLTYRMAARNFNPLMCTAAAATIVQVSRIVEAGGIDPESVITPGIFVQGLVEVPNPAQEEILNRANARYPEVAE
- a CDS encoding 3-oxoacid CoA-transferase subunit B gives rise to the protein MTAKLSPTQIAWRAAQDIEDGAYVNLGIGFPEMVAKFQPPGREAIFHTENGILGFGEAPPAGDEDWDLINAGKKAVTIKPGTAFFHHADSFAMVRGGHLDVAILGAYEVAETGDLANWSTGPRGVPAVGGAMDLVHGAKRVAVITDHVTKDGKPKLVQRCSLPLTGVGCVTRIYSSLAVIDIEGGRFVLREKLPSLSIDALQALTGAEMLVPAPVVDLTVPEL